The genomic interval GATCTTGATCTCCGGGTAACGCGCGCGGAAATCCAGAATGAGCTGCGGCAGCAGGTAAAGGCTGGTGCTTTCGTTCGCGCCGATGCGGATGCGCCCGCGTTGCAGGTTGTGGAGTTGCTGGAGCGTGATGACCGCCTCGTCCCGCAGATTCAGCAGCCGCTTGGCGTAATCGTAGAGGACTTCGCCGGTGTCCGTCAGCACGCAGGCATTGCGATTCGAGCGGTCGAAGAGCTGCGAGCCGAGTTCGTGTTCGAGCTTGCGGATCGCCATGCTGACCGCCGGCTGGGTGCGGAAGACGCGCTCGGCGGCTTTATGAAAGTTGCCCTCTTCGACCATCGCCACGAACATTTCAAGCTGCATCAACTCCATAATCTGTCCCTCAATCCTCGCGAAACATCTGCTTCAGGCCGCGCGCCGCCTGGCGGATGCGCTGCTCGTTTTCAATCAGCGCGAAGCGCACGTGGCCGTCGCCGGCCTCGCCAAACCCGATGCCGGGCGAAACCCCGACACGGGCGCGCGCCAGAACGTGCTTGGCGAATTCGAGCGACCCCATCGCCCGATAACGTTCGGGGATGCGCGCCCAGACGAACATCGTTCCTCTTGGCTTTTCGATCTCCCAGCCGGCGCGCGCAAAGGTGTCAATCAGCACATCGCGCCGCTTGCGATAGGTCTCGGCGATCTGCCCGACATAGGCTTCGCACTCGTTCAGCGCGATGATGGCGGCGATCTGAATGGGCTGAAAGGTTCCGTAATCCAGATAACTTTTGACCCGCGTGAGCGCGGCCACCACCTCGGCGTTGCCGACGACAAATCCCATGCGCCAGCCCGCCATGCTGTAGCTCTTCGACAGCGAGAAGAGCTCGACGGCGACATCTTTCGCGCCCTCGACCTGAAGGATGCTCGGCGCGGTGTAGCCATCAAAGACCAGATCAGCATAGGCAAAGTCGTGAATGATCAGCGTCCCATGCTCGCGCGCCAGCCGGACGACCTCTTCAAAGAAGCTCAGGTCAACGCACATCGTCGTCGGGTTATTGGGAAACGACAGCGTGACGACTTTTGGGCGCTCGGTTTTGATGGCCGACGCCAGCCGGTCGAGCAGGTCGGCAGGGTTATCTGCCGCGAGCTTGATCAGCTTGCCGTTGGCGATGATCACCGAGTGCGTATGAATCGGGTAAGCCGGCACCGGCACGACGGCGGTTTCGCCCGGCGCCAGCACCGTCATCACCAGATGCGCGAGGCCCTCTTTCGCGCCGATGGTCTGCACGACCTCTGTGCCGGGGTCGAGCTGCACGCCCCACTTGCGCAGGTAGCGGGCGGCGATGGCTTCGCGCAAGTGCGGGATGCCACGCGATACCGAGTAGCGGTGATTGCGCGGGTTGCGCGCCGCCTCGACGAGTTTTCGGACAATCGGCTTCGGCGTCGGCAAATCGGGATTACCCATGCCGAGGTCAACGACATCTTCGCCCCTGGCTCTGGCCGCCGCCTTCAATTCGTTGGTGATGTTGAACACATAAGGCGGGAGCTTGCTGCTCAGTAAAAAACGGTCGCTCACAAAAACCCCAATCGCGAATTCAAAATGATGGCGGGCTCACGCTTGCGCCGGCGTCCACCACGCGCGCCGGTCATCGGCAATGGCTCGCCGAGCATTGCCAGCGCACCTGAGATTTCAAATTTGAGATTTGAAACTCAGACGGCCAGTGACGCGGGGCTGCCGACCGTATGGAGCCAGTCGCCGTAGCGCGGGTCGCGGCCCAGCACGGCATCAAAAAACCGCCGCTGGATCGCTTCCGTCACCGGCCCGCGCCGGCCCGCGCCAATCGGCGTCTCGTTCAGCTCGCGGATCGGCGTCACCTCTGCCGCCGTGCCGGTGAAGAACGCTTCATCCGCCCCATAGAGATCGTCGAGCGTGATTACCCCGACCTCGACCCGGTAGCCGAGATCGTCAGCAATCCGCATCACCGCGTCGCGCGTGACACCGAGCAGAATAGAGGACTGCTCATCGTTGGTCAACAAGCCGCCCTGGCGCACGATGAAGAGGTTTTCGCCTGAGCCTTCGGCGACGTTGCCGCGCTCGTCCAGCAGCAAAGCTTCGTCGTACCCGGCGGCCATCGCCTCGCGCACCGCCAGCATCGAGTTGATGTAGCCGCCGCACGCCTTGGCCGTCGTCGGCATCATGCGCGAATGGAATTTGGTGATCGGCGACACCTTGACGCGCACGCCGTTTTCCAACCCTTCATCGCCCAGGTAAGCCGCCCACGGCCAGACGAGGATCGCCGTTTCGATGGGACAGTCACGCGGATGGACGCCGAGGCTTGAGCTGCCGTAGTAAACGATGGGCCGCACGTAACAGCCGGTGAAGCCGTTGCGGTCAATCACTTCGCAGATGGCTTCAGCGATCTCGCCCTGCGAATACGGAATCGGCAGGCCGTAGAAATTCGCCGAAGCGTAGAGGCGGTCGAGATGCGCGTCGAGGCGAAAGAGCGCCGGGCCATTGGCGGTTTCATAACAGCGAATCCCTTCAAAGACGCCGCTGCCGTAATGCAGCGCGTGCGACGAAACGTGCAGCGTCGCCTCCTGCCAGCGCACCACGCGCCCATTCATCCACACCCACTCGGTTTGCTCAAACGACATGATGCACCTCCGGTGACGATGGCGACGCGACGACACCGGGACGCGGCGACGCGGCGACCGGCGCAATCGAACTCTCCGTCGCCGCGTCTCCCCTTCGCCGCGTCTCCGCGTCGCACGCCGCCCCTTGCCTTTCCTTGTTCAGCTTGTAGTTGATCGAATCGGCGAGCGCCTGCCAGCTCGCTTCGAGAATGTTCTCGGAAACGCCGACCGTGCTCCACGCTTCGTCGCTGTCGCGCGTCCGCACCAGCACGCGGACTTTGGCCGCCGTCGCGCGATCAGCGTCCAGCACGCGCACCTTATAATCAACCAGGTGGACTTCGGCGAGGCACGCGAAGCCATCGCTTAAGGCGAGGCGCAAGGCACAGTCGAGCGCATGCACAGGGCCGCAGCCTTCCGCCGTCCCTTCGCGCAATGCGCCATCGAGGCTGACTCGCACCATCGCGCGTGACGTCGGCCCGTGGCCTTCGCGGCGCTGCGTCGTCACCTCGTAGCTTTCGAGCGAGAAGAACTCGCGATAAGCGCCGACCGCGCTTTCCAGCAGCAAACGGAACGACGCTTCGGCAGCCTCAAATTGAAAGCCCTGATGCTCCAGCTCCTTGATGCGCTGGACGACGGGCCGCAGCCGCGCGTCATTCGCGTCAACCGCGATGCCCATCTCGGCGGCTTTGTAAAGCACATTACTCTTGCCCGACAGGTCAGAGACCAGCACGCGGCGGCGGTTGCCCGTCAGCTCAGGATCGATGTGCTCGTAAGTCGCCGGATCACGCATCACGGCGCTGACGTGGATGCCGCCTTTGTGAGCAAAGGCGCTGCGGCCCACGAACGGCAGGTGATTCGGGTGCGGCAGGTTCGCCAGCTCTGCGACATAATGCGAAACGTGCGTCAGACCGGTCAGCCGCTCACTGCCGACCGTCTCGTGGCCGAGCTTCAATTCGAGCGCCGCAATCACCGAGCAAAGATTCGCATTGCCGCAGCGCTCGCCGTAGCCGTTGATCGTGCCCTGCACCTGGCGCGCGCCCTGCTCGACCGCCGCCAGCGAATTGGCTACGGCCAGCTCCGAATCGTTATGCGCGTGAATGCCAAACGGGATGGCGATGGCGCGCTTGGCCGCGGTGATGGCCTGCACCAATTGGCTGGTCAACGTGCCGCCATTGGTATCGCACAAGACAATCAGGTCGGCGCCGCCGCGCTCTGCCGCAAGCAGCGTTTGCATGGCGTAATGCGGGTTCGCTTTATAGCCGTCGAAGAAATGCTCGGCGTCGTAGATGACTTCGCGCCCTTTGGATTTCAGGTAAGCGACCGAGGCGGCAATCAGCTCGATGTTTTCGTCGAGCGAGATGCCGAGCGCCCGTGTGACGTGCAGGTCCCATGTCTTGCCGAAGATGGTGACGACAGGCGTTTCTGCCGCGATCAAGGCGCAGAGGTTTGGGTCGTCTTCCGGGCGGTGCTTCGGGTGGCAGGTGCTGCCGAAAGCGGCGAGCCGGGCGCGGCGCAGGTCGAGCGCGCGGGCGCGCTCGAAGAACTCGGCGTCTTTGACGTTCGAGCCGGGCCAGCCGCCCTCAATGTAATCAACGCCAAGCTCGCCGAGCTTGCGCGCCACGGCCAGCTTGTCTTCAACCGAAAAGGCGACGCCTTCGCCCTGCGTCCCATCGCGCAATGTCGTGTCGTAGATTCTTACCCTCATAGCTGCTCGTTTCCCTGTCTGTAATGAAAGCTCCGTAGGAGCGCGATGTTTATAGTAACCGCTGCTGATAAAACCAAGCCCCGTAGGGGCGAAATGTCCACATGCCGCTGCTGACGGAGCTTGGCTTTATTTCCGTCATCCCGTTGCTATAAACATTGCGTCCCTAACGGGACTGCTTCAGATGCGCTACACCGATGCATGACGACGTGGGGACTTGATGGGTACTGATTCGACTGTTTCCGCCGCATCATCTGCGGCAGCAACTTCTGTCGTCTCGGCCTGACGCGCGGCGCGGGCGGCCAGCTCGCCTTGCGTCACTACCTGCCAGAAACGCGAGCGGTAGACGGCCCAGTGCCACAGCACCTCGCGCGCCCGCAGGCTGCCGGTCAGCTCGCAATGCCGCTCGATCAAGCGTCGCAGTCGCTGCTCGGCGGCTTCCGTCAGCTCGCGTTCAAGCTGCACCATCTCTTGATTGCAGCGACGCTCGAAACACTCGTTGACGTCGAACACGAAAGCCGTGCCGCCGGTCATGCCCGCGCCGAAATTGCGCCCGGTGTCGCCAAGCACGACCACCGTGCCGGCTGTCATGTATTCGCAGCCGTGATCGCCGATGCCTTCGACCACCGCCGCCGCGCCGCTGTTGCGCACGGCGAAGCGTTCGCCGGCGCGTCCGGCCAGAAAGATCGAGCCGCCGGTCGCGCCGTACAGAATCGTGTTGCCGGCGATGACATTGTCGGCCCAATCAAAGCCGGCTTCGGCGGACGGGCGGATGACGATTTCGCCGCCGCTCATGCCTTTGCCGACGTAGTCGTTGGCCTCGCCCATGAGCGTCAGCCTCATGCCCCCGGCGCAGAACGCGCCGAAGCTCTGCCCCGCCGTGCCGTTGAACACCGCGTCAATCGTGCCGTCAGGCAGCCCCTGATTGCCGTAGCGCCGCGCGATGCTGCCGGCGACGCGCGCCCCGACCGTGCGATCCGTGTTGCCGATTGAATAAGTGAGCGCCACCGGCGCGACCTTAACAATGGCTTCGCGTACGTCTTGCAAGAACCGTTCGTTGAGCGGCGAGGTCAGCTTGCCATTGCATTCGCCGACTGAACGACGTGCCCGCGTGCCCGAACTGTCGGCCTGAGCGATGAGCGGCTCAAGATCGAGCTTCACATTGCGCGCCGTCTTGGCATTCGCTTTTTCAATCAACAACTCGCTGCGGCCGATGACCTCTTCCAGCGAGCGGAAGCCGAGGCCGGCAAGCAAAGCGCGCACGTCTTCGGCGAGCTGCATGAAAAACCGAATGACCATCTCCGGTTTGCCCGCGAAGCGCTCGCGCAGGTGGCCAAGCTGTGTCGCGATGCCGACGGGGCAGGTGTTCAGATGGCACTGCCGCGCCATCACACAGCCGAGCGCCACCAGCAAGCTC from Blastocatellia bacterium carries:
- a CDS encoding branched-chain amino acid transaminase, translating into MSFEQTEWVWMNGRVVRWQEATLHVSSHALHYGSGVFEGIRCYETANGPALFRLDAHLDRLYASANFYGLPIPYSQGEIAEAICEVIDRNGFTGCYVRPIVYYGSSSLGVHPRDCPIETAILVWPWAAYLGDEGLENGVRVKVSPITKFHSRMMPTTAKACGGYINSMLAVREAMAAGYDEALLLDERGNVAEGSGENLFIVRQGGLLTNDEQSSILLGVTRDAVMRIADDLGYRVEVGVITLDDLYGADEAFFTGTAAEVTPIRELNETPIGAGRRGPVTEAIQRRFFDAVLGRDPRYGDWLHTVGSPASLAV
- a CDS encoding aminotransferase class I/II-fold pyridoxal phosphate-dependent enzyme; translated protein: MSDRFLLSSKLPPYVFNITNELKAAARARGEDVVDLGMGNPDLPTPKPIVRKLVEAARNPRNHRYSVSRGIPHLREAIAARYLRKWGVQLDPGTEVVQTIGAKEGLAHLVMTVLAPGETAVVPVPAYPIHTHSVIIANGKLIKLAADNPADLLDRLASAIKTERPKVVTLSFPNNPTTMCVDLSFFEEVVRLAREHGTLIIHDFAYADLVFDGYTAPSILQVEGAKDVAVELFSLSKSYSMAGWRMGFVVGNAEVVAALTRVKSYLDYGTFQPIQIAAIIALNECEAYVGQIAETYRKRRDVLIDTFARAGWEIEKPRGTMFVWARIPERYRAMGSLEFAKHVLARARVGVSPGIGFGEAGDGHVRFALIENEQRIRQAARGLKQMFRED
- the cimA gene encoding citramalate synthase translates to MRVRIYDTTLRDGTQGEGVAFSVEDKLAVARKLGELGVDYIEGGWPGSNVKDAEFFERARALDLRRARLAAFGSTCHPKHRPEDDPNLCALIAAETPVVTIFGKTWDLHVTRALGISLDENIELIAASVAYLKSKGREVIYDAEHFFDGYKANPHYAMQTLLAAERGGADLIVLCDTNGGTLTSQLVQAITAAKRAIAIPFGIHAHNDSELAVANSLAAVEQGARQVQGTINGYGERCGNANLCSVIAALELKLGHETVGSERLTGLTHVSHYVAELANLPHPNHLPFVGRSAFAHKGGIHVSAVMRDPATYEHIDPELTGNRRRVLVSDLSGKSNVLYKAAEMGIAVDANDARLRPVVQRIKELEHQGFQFEAAEASFRLLLESAVGAYREFFSLESYEVTTQRREGHGPTSRAMVRVSLDGALREGTAEGCGPVHALDCALRLALSDGFACLAEVHLVDYKVRVLDADRATAAKVRVLVRTRDSDEAWSTVGVSENILEASWQALADSINYKLNKERQGAACDAETRRRGDAATESSIAPVAASPRPGVVASPSSPEVHHVV